The genomic window CGGTGCCCGCAAGACGGTCGGCAACTATGCGAGAACCTTCGGCGCGCGCAAGGTACTGTTGGTCTCCGATCCCGGCGTGCAGAAGGCAGGCTGGGTCGCGGATGTGGAACAGACATTGCGCGAGGCGCTGATCGACTACGTGGTGTTTACCGATGTCTCGCCCAACCCTCGCTCCGAGGAGGTGATGCGCGGTGCGGCCCTGTATGCGAGTGAGGGCTGCAACCTGATAGTGGCGGTGGGCGGTGGCAGCCCGATGGATTGCGCCAAGGGCATTGGTATTGTCAGCAGTCACGGCCGCCATATCCTGGAGTTCGAGGGCGTCGATACCCTGACGGTGCCGATTCCGCCACTGATCCTGATTCCCACCACCTCCGGCACCTCCGCCGATGTGTCCCAGTTCGCCATCATCAATGACGAATTCGAACGGGTGAAAATTTCCATCGTCAGCAAGTCCGTGGTACCGGATGTCTCGCTGATCGATCCCGAAACCACCATGACCATGGACCCGTTTCTGACCGCCTGTACCGGTGTGGATGCACTGGTGCACGCCATAGAGGCCTTTGTCTCTACCGGTTCAGGCCCCATGACCGACATGCATGCGCTGGATGCCATTCGCCTGATCAATGGCAACCTGGCGGATCTGATTCGCCACCCCGATGATCTGCGCCTGCGCGAGCAGGTCATGCTCGGCAGCATGAAGGCGGGGCTGGCATTCTCCAACGCGATTCTGGGCGCCGTGCATGCCATGTCCCACAGCCTGGGCGGTTATCTGGATCTGCCCCACGGCCTCTGCAACGCCATGCTGCTGGAGCATGTGATCGATTTCAATTACCGCGAAACGCCGGACAAGTTCAAGGTCATCGCCGACACCCTGGGGGTGGATGTGCGCGGCATGAACAGCAGCGAGATCCGCAAGCGTCTGATGCAGCGCGTCATCGGGCTCAAGCAGGAGGTGGGGCTCAAAGAGTCGCTTGGCGTCTTTGGGGTGAATGTGAGCGATATACCTTCGCTGTCGAAAAATGCCATCAAGGATCCCTGCATCCTGACCAACCCGCGCAAGTCCTCACGGCGGGATGTTGAGGTCATCTATGAAGAAGCGCTCTGATTCGGACAATGCCTCTGAGCAGAATCCGGCGACCTTCGAAGACCTGATCGGCCTTGGCAGTCAGTCGGCGCGCAAGAGTTACTACCCTGAACTCGAGCGCAAGATGCACGAGCTGGAGCAGGAGCGCAACCGCTACAAGTGGCTGTTCGAGAACGCCCTGCACGGCATTTTTCGCGCCGATATGACCGGTGGCGTGCTGGCGGCGAACCCGGCCATCGCCCGTCTCTGTGGCTATGATTCGCCCGCGCAGGTGATCGATCAGGTGCGTGACCTTGCCACCGAGCTGTTTGTTGATCCGGGGGAGTTGGCGGCGATACGCCAGATGCTGCTCGCCAGTCAGCGGCTTATCGGCTATGAAACCCGTCTGCGCTGCCGCAATGGCGGCACCGTGGATGTGGCCATGAATATCCTGCTCAAGCAGGTTGATGGCGGCGAAATTATCGAAGCCTTCGTGGCTGACTATACAGAGCGCAAGCGTGCCCGCGAGCGGCTACAGCAGCTTAATGCCGAGCTTGAGCAGCGGGTCGCCGAACGTACCGAAGAGCTGCTTGAGCTGAACGAGCAGCTGCGCCTGGCCCGTGATGCCGCCCATGAGGCTAACAAGAGCAAGGACAAGTACCTGGCGGCGGCCAGCCATGATTTGCTGCAGCCCATGAATGCGGCGCGCCTGCTGGTGTCCACGCTGCGCGAACGCGCGCTCGAAGGCCAGGACGGTTACCTGATTGAACGCGTGCATCTGGCGCTGGAGGGGGCCGAGGATCTGCTGACCGACCTGCTGGATATCTCCAGGCTTGACCAGAATGCGGTGCGACCGGATCTGGCCGAATTTTCCCTGCAGTCCATCCTGCAGCCGCTGGCCGCTGAGCTACAGCCGGTGGCCGCCAGCGAAGGGCTACAGCTGCGGCTGGCGCCCAGCCGGCTGAATATTCGCAGCGACAGTCGTCTGCTGACGCGCATTCTGCGCAATTTTCTCAGCAATGCACTGCGCTATACCGAGCGCGGCACTGTGTTGCTGGGAGTACGTAACCGCGGTGACCGGGTCAGCATTCAGGTGTGGGATAGCGGCGCAGGCATTGCTGACTCCAAACTCGAGGATATTTTCTGCGAATTTCACCAGCTGCCCGACCATCATGCCGGTGAGCGTCGCGGTGTGGGCCTTGGGCTGGCGATTGTGGATCGTATCGCACGGGTGCTGGAGCATCGCGTCGAGGTCCGCTCGAGCCTTGGCAAGGGCTCTATGTTCGCCATTGAAGTGCCGCGGGTGCCGGGGCAGGTAGCTGCTGCGGCGCCGGAGCAGCTAAGTGCGCCGCTGGACAGTCTGGCAGGCACTCGGGTGCTGGTGGTGGATAACGATGAGGGCGTGCTGTTGAGCATGTGTGCGCTGTTGGAACAGTGGGGCTGCGAGCTCAGTGTGGCGCGCGATTGCGAGGCTGCACTGGCGCTCTGTGTGCAGAATGGCGAAGAGGGCAGGGAAGCCGCCCCGCAGCTGCTGCTGGCGGACTATCATCTGGATCTGGGCCGTACCGGGCTTGAGGTGGTACAGGCGTTGCGCCAGCAACTGGGAACTGGTTTTCCGGCCGCCATGATCACGGCGGACCGTTCGGCCGATACTCTGCAGCTGTTTCGTGAGCAGGGCCTGCCGGTCCTGCCAAAGCCGGTGCGCCCCGGCAAGCTGCGGGCACTGCTGACCCACCTGCTGCAGCAGACTGAAAGGCCCCGCTAATACAAGGTCTGCTCAGGCAACCCGGTCGATCTCCTGCAGCATCTGCTGCACTTCAATGCCCACCTGTTGCAGGGCCCGGTCCTGCGCGGCCGAGGGCTTGTCCGAGAAATTCAGTCGCATGCAGTTGCGGTATTTGCCCGAGGCCGAGAACAGCACCCCCGGGCCTATGCGGATACCGTTGGGCTGCAGTCGGTCATTCAGCTGCAGGGTGTCGATATCCCCCGGCAGCTCGACCCAGAGCAGAAAGCCGCCCTGGGGGTAGCTGATCCGCGTGCCGGCGGGAAAGTAGCGCTCCACCGCGGCAATCATCTGGTCGCGCCCATCCAGGTATTGTGCCCGCATGCGTCTCAGGTGGCGTTCATAGCCACCCTTCTCGATAAACTCGGCCACCGCCAGCTGTGGCAGGGTGGAGCTGGCGGCGGTACCAACATATTTCATGTGCATGACCTGATCCCGGTAACGTCCGGGGGCCGCCCATCCCACCCGCAAGCCCGGTGCCAGTACCTTGGAAAAGGAGCTGCACAGCAGTACCCGGTCGTCGATATCAAACGACTTGATGGAGCGCGGGCGTGGAAACTGAAAGCTCAGATCACCGTAGATATCGTCCTCAATAATGGCGACGTCAAAGCGCTGGGCCAGGCTCACCAGCTGGCGTTTGCGCGTCTCCGGCATGGTGTAGCCCAGCGGATTGTTGCAGGTTGGAGTTACCTGGATGGCGCGGATCGGCCACTGTTCCAGAGCCAGTTCCAGGGCTTCAAGGCTGATGCCATTGACGGGGTCGGTGGGGATTTCCATGGCCTTGAGACCAAAGGCCTTGATCGCCTGCATGGAGCCAAAGAAACTGGGCGAGTCCACCGCCACCACATCGCCGGGCTGAGTGACGGCGCGAATGCTGGCCGAGAGTGCTTCCTGGCAGCCGGTGGTAATGACGATGTCATCGGGGTGCAGCTTGCAGCCGGCGTCGATACTCAGGCGCGCGACCTGCTGGCGCAACTCTGGCGAGCCCTGCAGGCTGTCGTAGGCGAAGCCGCGCAGACTGTCACCGCGCTTGCCCTCGGACAGAGCCCGCTGCAGCGGCTTGAGTGTCGTGGCGGTGATATCCGGCATGCCGCGGCCGAGTGACAGCACGCCGGGGGTTTCGCCGGAGCAGAGGAGGTCCAGTACATGTTCCCAGTGGGAGACTTCCAGTGGGCGCTGTGCCGGTCGGCTGATCTCCGGCAGCTGTGGGGTAGCGGGCCGCAGGCGCACATAGTAGCCGGATTTGGGCTTGGGCTGGGCCAGGCCCTGATCCTCCAGCAGCCGGTAGGCTTCCTGCACGGTGGCCACGCTGACCCCGTGCTCCCTGCTCAGGGCGCGAATGGAGGGCAGCCGGTCGCCGCAGCGATAAAAGCCCTGTTCGATGCGAGACCCCAGCTCAGTCGCAACCTGCTCATAGAGTTTCATTACAGATCCTGTGTGCTTATAAAGTATCAGTACAGATGCCAGTAAAATTAGCAGTACAGTCGTAATTTCTCAATATCTGTAATGGTTAATTAATATTTTATTGAATCTGTAATGGTTTTTGGGCTTTCGTTACTCTGTACAACATCAACAACGGGAGGACGAAACCATGTTAAGTATTGAACTGTTCCATCGCATCTGGAAAGCCCTGCGCCGTGCACAGCAACGCTACCATTCACGCCGCCAGCTGCTTGGGCTGGACGACCGCAGCCTCAAGGATATAGGCATCAGCCGGGCCGATGCCTATCTGGAAGGGCACAAGCGTTTCTGGGAAAAATGACCGCCGACCCAGGGCTCTGTCCTGCCGTGATAGAGCCCTGGCGCTGAACGAACCAACGAATACCGGCTGATTAACGAGTACCGGTGAATTAAAGAGGGCCGATAAAGATGCAAAAACTCAGCTTCCATACCCTGGATGTGTTTACCGACACGCCCTTTAGCGGCAACCCGCTGGCGGTATTTACCGATGCCGCCGAGCTGCCGACAGCCTTGATGCAGCAGATTGCCCGCGAACTGAATCTGTCTGAAACGGTGTTCGTTGGGCCGGCGATGGCGGGAAATCACTTTCAAACGCGCATTTTCACACCGGGCGGAGAGATTCCCTTTGCCGGCCATCCGACCATAGGCACGGCGTTATTGCTGTCACAGCTTGGGCTGCTTGCGCCGGATCAGCCGGACACACTGGTGCTTGAACAGCGCGTGGGGCCTGTGCCGGTGCAGATCGAAGCGACCGAATTAGGGCTTGTCGCGCGCCTGCGTACCGCAAAACTGCCAGAAATGTCGGCCAGTACCCTGAGCCGGGATGAGGCCGCTGTGCTGATCGGCTTGCAGTCTGAGCAGTTGGTGGCCCAGCCTGTGATTGCCAGCTGCGGTTTGCCGTTTCAGCTGTTGCAGGTTCGGGATCTGGCGGCGCTGGGGCAGGCGGCGCTGGATGTGGCGCACTGGCGCCGGTTGCTGGGCGATGGGCCTGTCTCCAATCTGTACTGCTTTTGCCTGCAAGAGGACACCGAGGCGGTACGTGCGCGCATGTTCGACCCCGCCAACAATATTCCGGAAGATCCCGCCACCGGATCCGCGGCGGCGGCCCTGGCGGGCTATCTTGCCGTGCAGGCCGCTACCCCTGGCACACACCGGCTGCGGATTGAGCAGGGTATCGAGATGGGACGGGCGAGTCTGATCCAGACCCGGGTCGAAATGGGGGCGGCGGGGGTCGAGGCCGTGTTTGTCGAAGGCCAGGCGCGGCGTATCAGCGAGGGGCATTTCCTGCTGGATTAAGTCACGGGGCCGGCGGTTTGGGTGCCGGTGTTTTTCCACCGCTCGCTTTGGGCAATGAAATACGCTCTGAAACTCGCTATGCTTCTAGTCTGTGCGCCAAGAAGAACAGCTGCAGTAGGAGCGCTTATGTTTCAGGAATTCCGCCATTTGAGAGTGCAGGAGGCGTCGGACGTCGACCACCTGCTCTCGCCCACCCAGGTCCGCCCGCAATCGACCCTGCGTAGCCCTGCGCTGGACGTCATGACCGACTTTGCCGAGACTGCCCCGGTCACCGTATCGGCGCAGATGAGTGTCGACGAGGCGCTGGACTGGATGAAGAGTCAGCATGTGCGCATGCTGTTTGTCGTCAATGAAAAGAACCAGTTCGCCGGTGTGATTACCGCGCGGGATATCGCAGGTTCCAGGGCCATGGTGTATGCCCAACAGCACGGTATTGCCCGCGCCGAAGTGCAGGTGTGCCACATTATGCTTGGCAGGGCACATATTCGTGGTCTGACATTCGAGCAGGTAGCCAATGCCACCATCGGTGACCTGATGCTCACCATGCAGGGGTCGGGCGACCAGCACGTTGTGGTGATTGATGAGGGCTATGCCGGCGTCAAGCGGGTGCGGGGGGTTATCTCGGCCAGCGATATTTCGCGTTTGCTCAAGGTCAGTTTTGAAGTCATGTACGAGGCAAAGACATTCGCCGAGATCGAAAAAATCGTCGCCCAGGGTGGAGAGCTCTGAGGGGCGGGCTGCTTTTTCAATCCGGGGCGAAAATGTTTGCGCCCTGATGTCATTGCTCTATACTCCGCGAAAATTCAGAAAAGAACCCGCGCTGATGCCATCACTGCGGGTTCTTTTTTATGGGTCCAGCCCAGCCTGCAGCATCCGATCTGCTCGCAGGTGATGTCTGGGGCCCCAACCACCGCATATTGAGAGGTGCTGCGCCTGATGAAGCTGCCAGAACATATCAGTCCCGAACAGTGGCTACGTGCGAAGGCGATTGCCGATAGCCGGGAGACCCCCTGCCTGGTGATTGATCTGGACAATATCCGCCAGAAATACACGCAGCTGGAGCAGGGTTTCGACTACGCCCGGGTGTTTTATGCGGTGAAGGCGAATCCGGCGGATGAAGTCATTGCGCTGCTGGCGCAGCTGGGGTCGAACTTCGACATTGCCTCGACCTATGAGCTGGACAAGGTCATGAAGCACGGCGTTGATCCCTCACGCATGAGCTTTGGCAATACCATCAAGAAAGCGCGCGATATCCGTTATTTCCATGACAAGGGTGTGCGGCTCTATGCGACGGATTCCGAGGCTGATCTGCGCAATATCGCGGCACAGGCGCCGGGATCTAAGGTTTATATTCGGGTGCTGACCGAAGGCTCCGAGGGCGCCGACTGGCCGCTGTCACGCAAGTTTGGCTGCAACCCGGAGATGGCGGTGGAGCTGGCGGTACTGGCGCGCGACCTTGGGCTGGTGCCCTGGGGCCTGTCCTTCCATGTAGGCTCGCAGCAGCGCGACATTGATGTCTGGGACGGTGCCATCGCCAAGGTCAAGGTGATCTTTGAGCGCCTGCAGGCAGAATATGGCATCGGCTTGAAAATGATCAACATGGGCGGCGGCTTTCCGGCCAGCTATCTGCATAAGGCCAACGAGTTCGCCGTCTATGTGCAGGAGATTACGCGTTTTCTGAAAGAGGATTTCGGTGACGATGTACCCGAGATCATTCTGGAGCCTGGGCGCTCGCTGGTGGGCGATGCCGGTATTCTGGTGTCTGAGGTGGTGCTGATTTCGCGCAAGTCCGCGACCGCGCTGGAGCGCTGGGTGTTTACCGATGTCGGCAAGTTCAACGGCCTGATAGAAACGCTGGACGAGGCCATCAAGTATCCACTGGCCAGCGAACGTGACGATGATCCTGCGGCGGAATTCGAAGAGGTGATTCTGGCGGGGCCCACCTGCGACAGCGTGGATATCATGTACGAAAGCTACCGCTACAAGTTGCCGCTGTCGCTGGAAATGGGGGATCGGCTGTACTGGTTCTCCACCGGGGCCTACACCACCAGTTACAGTTCGGTCGAGTTCAACGGCTTTCCGCCACTCAAGTACTACGTCGTCTAACGTGGGGTTCGAATTCAACCGCTGAAAAAAAGGGTGCCTTTATCAGGCACCCTTTTTTCGTTTTGGCCGGGTCAGGCTTCCAGGCGGATGATATCCGGATGCCCGGTCAGGGTATCGATCAGCTGCTGCATTTCGGTATCGGTGCCGATGCTGATGCGCAGGTGATTGTCGATCAGCGGGCGGCTGAAATGCCGCACCAGCAGGCCGTTGGCGCGCAGGTAGCCCATCAGTTCCGCTCCTTCCAGATAGCGGTGCTGGGCGAAAACGAAGTTGGTGCACGAGGGCAGTACGATAAAGCCCAGAGCCTGGAGTTCGTTGCAGGTCCATTCCCGGGTGGCGACGATGCGATCGGTGGTGCTGCGAAAGTAATCTTCATCTTTAATCGCGGCGACGCCTGCGCTGATGGCCAGCATGTCCAGTGGGTAGGAATTAAAGCTGTTCTTGACCCGCTCCAGCCCGTCGATAAGGTCCGGATGCCCGATGGCAAAGCCGATGCGCAGGCCCGCGAGGGAGCGTGATTTCGAAAAGGTCTGCACCACGAGCAGGTTGTCGTAGCGCTGCGTCAGGGCGACGGCGCTCTGGGCACCGAAATCAACGTAGGCTTCATCCACCACCACCACGGAGTCGGTATTGCGCGCCAGCAGGCGTTCGATTTCATCCAGTTCCAGCGTGCGGCCGGTGGGGGCGTTGGGGTTGGCGAAAATAATGCCGCCATTGGTCTGGCTGTAGTCATCCAGGCAGATACTGAAATCGGCCTGCAGCGGGACTTCCCTGTACTGAATGTCGTACAGGTTGCAGTAGACATCGTAAAAGCTGTAGCTGATGTTGGGCATCAGCAGCGGTGCCTTTTGGCGGAAGAATGCCATAAAGGTATGCGCCAGTACTTCATCGGAGCCATTGCCGACAAAGACGTTGTCCCGCGTAACGCCGTGGTAATCCGCCAGCGCCTGTTTTAGCGCCCGCGCATCGGGATCCGGATAGAGCCGAAGACGTTCGAGATCAAAGTCCTGCAGTGTCTGCATGACAAGCGGCGAGGGCGGATAGGGGTTTTCATTGGTATTCAGTTTGACGATCTGCTGCTCTTTCGGCTGCTCGCCTGGTACATAGGGAACCAGGTGCTGGATCGCTTCACTCCAGAATTTACTCATTGCGGTGCTTTCACAGGATGGGTTGAGAGGGCGCCGAGGCGATACAAAGAATGGCGCCTAGCATAGCAGCATTCTCGGATAGCCTCCTAGAGGCGGGTTAAAAGCTGCGTGTTCTGGGTCGAGGTCAGTAGCGAAAATGACAGGCGTTTAGACAGCGGATTGATATGAGGAAAGTCAGCCGACGTCCCACAGGCACCGGGGGCGCCGGCTGAGGATTGGGCCAGGCATGCCCTGTATCCAGGGCAGACCTGATCCGTGTTAGTAGATTCACAGGATGGATAAAAGTTCAGTATCGGGTGGGCAGCACAGATTTTTTGTTTTTTGGCGTTGTTCGAGGGCGTCGTTGCACTGTGCATGGTGTCGAGCTTTGGCGTCAGTTTGGTATAATGCGCGCCTGTTTAACTCTGCTCCGGGCTTACGCCCCGGATCGCAAGACGGAAATGATATGACTCAGATCGTTGTTTGTGCCCTGTACAAGTTTGCGACCCTGGAGGACTTTGAGTCCATGCG from Marinobacterium aestuarii includes these protein-coding regions:
- the ercA gene encoding alcohol dehydrogenase-like regulatory protein ErcA; translated protein: MSHELSNLRKFVAPEILFGAGARKTVGNYARTFGARKVLLVSDPGVQKAGWVADVEQTLREALIDYVVFTDVSPNPRSEEVMRGAALYASEGCNLIVAVGGGSPMDCAKGIGIVSSHGRHILEFEGVDTLTVPIPPLILIPTTSGTSADVSQFAIINDEFERVKISIVSKSVVPDVSLIDPETTMTMDPFLTACTGVDALVHAIEAFVSTGSGPMTDMHALDAIRLINGNLADLIRHPDDLRLREQVMLGSMKAGLAFSNAILGAVHAMSHSLGGYLDLPHGLCNAMLLEHVIDFNYRETPDKFKVIADTLGVDVRGMNSSEIRKRLMQRVIGLKQEVGLKESLGVFGVNVSDIPSLSKNAIKDPCILTNPRKSSRRDVEVIYEEAL
- a CDS encoding NahK/ErcS family hybrid sensor histidine kinase/response regulator; translation: MKKRSDSDNASEQNPATFEDLIGLGSQSARKSYYPELERKMHELEQERNRYKWLFENALHGIFRADMTGGVLAANPAIARLCGYDSPAQVIDQVRDLATELFVDPGELAAIRQMLLASQRLIGYETRLRCRNGGTVDVAMNILLKQVDGGEIIEAFVADYTERKRARERLQQLNAELEQRVAERTEELLELNEQLRLARDAAHEANKSKDKYLAAASHDLLQPMNAARLLVSTLRERALEGQDGYLIERVHLALEGAEDLLTDLLDISRLDQNAVRPDLAEFSLQSILQPLAAELQPVAASEGLQLRLAPSRLNIRSDSRLLTRILRNFLSNALRYTERGTVLLGVRNRGDRVSIQVWDSGAGIADSKLEDIFCEFHQLPDHHAGERRGVGLGLAIVDRIARVLEHRVEVRSSLGKGSMFAIEVPRVPGQVAAAAPEQLSAPLDSLAGTRVLVVDNDEGVLLSMCALLEQWGCELSVARDCEAALALCVQNGEEGREAAPQLLLADYHLDLGRTGLEVVQALRQQLGTGFPAAMITADRSADTLQLFREQGLPVLPKPVRPGKLRALLTHLLQQTERPR
- a CDS encoding PLP-dependent aminotransferase family protein yields the protein MKLYEQVATELGSRIEQGFYRCGDRLPSIRALSREHGVSVATVQEAYRLLEDQGLAQPKPKSGYYVRLRPATPQLPEISRPAQRPLEVSHWEHVLDLLCSGETPGVLSLGRGMPDITATTLKPLQRALSEGKRGDSLRGFAYDSLQGSPELRQQVARLSIDAGCKLHPDDIVITTGCQEALSASIRAVTQPGDVVAVDSPSFFGSMQAIKAFGLKAMEIPTDPVNGISLEALELALEQWPIRAIQVTPTCNNPLGYTMPETRKRQLVSLAQRFDVAIIEDDIYGDLSFQFPRPRSIKSFDIDDRVLLCSSFSKVLAPGLRVGWAAPGRYRDQVMHMKYVGTAASSTLPQLAVAEFIEKGGYERHLRRMRAQYLDGRDQMIAAVERYFPAGTRISYPQGGFLLWVELPGDIDTLQLNDRLQPNGIRIGPGVLFSASGKYRNCMRLNFSDKPSAAQDRALQQVGIEVQQMLQEIDRVA
- a CDS encoding type III PLP-dependent enzyme, translated to MKLPEHISPEQWLRAKAIADSRETPCLVIDLDNIRQKYTQLEQGFDYARVFYAVKANPADEVIALLAQLGSNFDIASTYELDKVMKHGVDPSRMSFGNTIKKARDIRYFHDKGVRLYATDSEADLRNIAAQAPGSKVYIRVLTEGSEGADWPLSRKFGCNPEMAVELAVLARDLGLVPWGLSFHVGSQQRDIDVWDGAIAKVKVIFERLQAEYGIGLKMINMGGGFPASYLHKANEFAVYVQEITRFLKEDFGDDVPEIILEPGRSLVGDAGILVSEVVLISRKSATALERWVFTDVGKFNGLIETLDEAIKYPLASERDDDPAAEFEEVILAGPTCDSVDIMYESYRYKLPLSLEMGDRLYWFSTGAYTTSYSSVEFNGFPPLKYYVV
- the hisC gene encoding histidinol-phosphate transaminase translates to MSKFWSEAIQHLVPYVPGEQPKEQQIVKLNTNENPYPPSPLVMQTLQDFDLERLRLYPDPDARALKQALADYHGVTRDNVFVGNGSDEVLAHTFMAFFRQKAPLLMPNISYSFYDVYCNLYDIQYREVPLQADFSICLDDYSQTNGGIIFANPNAPTGRTLELDEIERLLARNTDSVVVVDEAYVDFGAQSAVALTQRYDNLLVVQTFSKSRSLAGLRIGFAIGHPDLIDGLERVKNSFNSYPLDMLAISAGVAAIKDEDYFRSTTDRIVATREWTCNELQALGFIVLPSCTNFVFAQHRYLEGAELMGYLRANGLLVRHFSRPLIDNHLRISIGTDTEMQQLIDTLTGHPDIIRLEA
- a CDS encoding PhzF family phenazine biosynthesis protein; the protein is MQKLSFHTLDVFTDTPFSGNPLAVFTDAAELPTALMQQIARELNLSETVFVGPAMAGNHFQTRIFTPGGEIPFAGHPTIGTALLLSQLGLLAPDQPDTLVLEQRVGPVPVQIEATELGLVARLRTAKLPEMSASTLSRDEAAVLIGLQSEQLVAQPVIASCGLPFQLLQVRDLAALGQAALDVAHWRRLLGDGPVSNLYCFCLQEDTEAVRARMFDPANNIPEDPATGSAAAALAGYLAVQAATPGTHRLRIEQGIEMGRASLIQTRVEMGAAGVEAVFVEGQARRISEGHFLLD
- a CDS encoding DUF1127 domain-containing protein, with the protein product MLSIELFHRIWKALRRAQQRYHSRRQLLGLDDRSLKDIGISRADAYLEGHKRFWEK
- a CDS encoding CBS domain-containing protein, coding for MFQEFRHLRVQEASDVDHLLSPTQVRPQSTLRSPALDVMTDFAETAPVTVSAQMSVDEALDWMKSQHVRMLFVVNEKNQFAGVITARDIAGSRAMVYAQQHGIARAEVQVCHIMLGRAHIRGLTFEQVANATIGDLMLTMQGSGDQHVVVIDEGYAGVKRVRGVISASDISRLLKVSFEVMYEAKTFAEIEKIVAQGGEL